The Prevotella melaninogenica genome window below encodes:
- a CDS encoding IS982 family transposase, protein MITKDKITEIFCIADDFCKEFELETDKIGLSEKNKGCHRHRRWRMSKSEIITILICFHFNSYRNFRHYYTFFVKEHLADLFPNQLSYNRFLELEARVSVEMMMFLQICCFGRCTGISFIDSTCIPVCHNKRICRNKVFRNYATRGKSTMGWYFGFKLHLICNERGEILNFMLTKANVDDRDENVFNRLTDNVFGKLFADKGYISQGLFERLFNDGINLVTGIRSNMKNKLMPLYDRLLLRKRSVIETINDELKNVAQLVHSRHRSIFNFAMNVLSAIAAYSFFEKKPAVNIDFAIEQHSGQHTLF, encoded by the coding sequence ATGATTACCAAGGACAAAATTACTGAAATTTTCTGTATTGCAGATGACTTTTGCAAAGAATTTGAGTTAGAAACTGATAAAATAGGTCTCTCAGAAAAGAATAAAGGATGTCATCGCCATCGCAGGTGGCGTATGAGTAAGTCTGAAATCATAACGATATTAATTTGCTTCCACTTTAATTCCTATCGTAATTTTCGTCACTATTATACCTTTTTCGTAAAAGAGCATTTAGCAGATTTATTTCCAAATCAATTGTCTTATAATCGTTTTCTTGAATTAGAGGCAAGAGTCTCTGTAGAGATGATGATGTTCCTGCAGATATGTTGTTTTGGGAGGTGTACTGGTATTAGTTTTATTGACTCAACTTGTATTCCAGTTTGCCATAATAAACGTATTTGTCGCAATAAGGTTTTTAGAAATTATGCAACAAGGGGTAAGAGTACAATGGGATGGTATTTTGGATTCAAACTACATCTTATCTGTAATGAAAGAGGTGAGATTCTAAACTTTATGCTCACTAAAGCAAATGTTGATGACCGAGACGAAAATGTATTTAACAGGTTGACAGACAATGTATTTGGTAAATTGTTTGCAGACAAAGGGTACATTTCTCAAGGATTATTTGAGCGATTGTTCAATGATGGAATAAATTTAGTTACTGGCATTAGGAGTAACATGAAAAACAAACTAATGCCACTTTATGATAGACTTCTTCTAAGGAAAAGATCTGTAATAGAGACTATCAATGATGAGCTAAAGAATGTAGCTCAATTAGTGCATTCAAGGCATAGAAGCATATTTAATTTCGCAATGAATGTTCTCTCTGCTATTGCAGCCTACAGCTTCTTTGAGAAGAAGCCAGCAGTGAACATAGACTTTGCTATAGAGCAACATTCGGGACAGCATACATTATTCTAA
- a CDS encoding TlpA disulfide reductase family protein, which produces MKHKIGNILAAGFAIIGLAALASCAGEKFHVTGSIANAKDSLLYFEHNGLNGFSTVDSVKLDEKGDFSFSGDKVDNPEFYRLRIAGQIINIGIDSTETVDVKATYPQMATDYSVKGSYENEKIKELALKQIDLQARCQSILAERPDLADSIITVLMSDYKQDVSRNYIFKEPMRAYSYFALFQYIVIGNQAHLIFDPSRDVADNKVFGAVATSWDTYYPGSERTQNLHNITIKGMKDERIVKAQNKPVEIEAKELGVVDLPLRDNRGVERHLTDLKGKVVLLDFHVFAAKGSTEYIMQLRELYNKYHDRGLEIYMVSLDDNAHFWKEQVANLPWINVYDDTGISQAYTAPAQSFPIIYLIDRGNNIVKNPSQIKNLEQEIERLL; this is translated from the coding sequence ATGAAGCATAAAATCGGAAACATTTTGGCGGCAGGCTTTGCGATTATTGGACTCGCTGCACTGGCAAGTTGTGCGGGAGAAAAGTTCCATGTGACAGGTTCTATTGCAAATGCCAAGGACTCTTTGCTCTATTTTGAGCATAATGGACTCAATGGATTTTCTACTGTTGACTCTGTTAAACTCGATGAAAAGGGCGATTTTTCGTTCTCAGGTGATAAGGTGGATAATCCAGAGTTCTATCGACTTCGCATAGCTGGACAGATTATCAATATTGGTATTGATTCTACAGAGACAGTCGATGTGAAGGCTACTTATCCGCAGATGGCTACCGATTATAGTGTGAAGGGTTCCTATGAGAATGAGAAAATCAAGGAATTAGCACTGAAGCAAATTGACTTACAAGCACGTTGCCAGTCTATTCTTGCAGAACGTCCTGATCTTGCTGATTCAATTATCACAGTATTGATGAGCGACTATAAGCAGGATGTATCACGCAATTATATCTTTAAGGAGCCTATGCGCGCTTATAGCTATTTTGCTTTATTCCAGTATATTGTAATTGGTAATCAAGCGCATTTGATATTTGACCCATCAAGAGACGTTGCTGACAATAAGGTGTTTGGTGCCGTTGCAACCAGTTGGGACACCTATTATCCAGGTTCGGAGCGTACGCAGAATCTCCATAATATCACGATTAAGGGGATGAAGGATGAGCGCATTGTGAAGGCACAGAACAAGCCTGTGGAGATAGAGGCTAAGGAATTAGGTGTTGTCGACCTTCCATTACGTGACAACCGTGGTGTAGAACGCCATCTTACTGATTTGAAAGGTAAGGTTGTTCTGCTCGACTTCCATGTCTTTGCAGCAAAGGGTTCTACAGAATACATTATGCAGCTGCGCGAACTTTACAATAAGTATCATGACCGCGGATTAGAAATCTATATGGTTTCATTAGACGATAATGCTCACTTCTGGAAGGAGCAGGTGGCTAATCTGCCATGGATAAACGTTTATGATGACACTGGTATCAGTCAAGCTTATACCGCTCCTGCGCAGTCTTTCCCAATCATTTATCTCATTGATAGAGGTAACAATATTGTGAAGAACCCATCACAGATTAAGAATCTTGAGCAGGAGATTGAGCGTTTGTTATAA
- a CDS encoding DNA/RNA non-specific endonuclease — protein sequence MKQNIITSLLLLLSITTIAQNKKQTITITTKLGEVHTYVMGETIDSTRVIEGVGIKVYPKGKTVSEDFLFSQIDYTITETVTPNPEPIGNNSNRNTADDLQKNREGWRLEFPRFYQGSNKTYEVTHYTTEANLGKLRNYSIEWDAKLKANRWTCYELYDVLLQKNVKRQNTFQQDPEIPANEQTSPDDYRGSGFSRGHLCPSGDRLYSAAQNKQTFYLTNMQPQIQGHNGGVWGKLEEKVRAWAGRCDTLYIVKAATIDKDEYICNQTDLEEMAQKESSGKSLHFNGIVPKFFYMALLAYDKKTNTYRALGIWSPHYNNSKSEYITIQELQNRTGIDFFCNLSDDIEQAVETTIDQAYWGY from the coding sequence ATGAAACAGAATATTATCACTTCACTGTTGTTGCTCCTTAGCATAACGACTATAGCACAAAATAAGAAACAAACCATCACGATTACTACCAAACTGGGCGAGGTGCATACCTACGTCATGGGTGAGACGATAGATAGTACACGTGTGATTGAGGGCGTGGGGATAAAGGTCTACCCTAAGGGAAAGACTGTTTCAGAGGACTTCCTCTTCTCTCAAATCGACTACACCATCACCGAGACCGTCACACCTAACCCCGAGCCAATAGGTAACAATTCCAATCGTAACACTGCCGACGACCTACAAAAGAACCGCGAGGGTTGGCGATTGGAGTTCCCACGTTTCTATCAAGGAAGCAACAAGACGTATGAAGTGACACATTACACTACTGAGGCGAACCTTGGAAAGCTGCGTAACTACTCTATCGAATGGGACGCTAAACTCAAAGCAAACCGTTGGACCTGCTATGAACTGTATGATGTTCTCCTGCAGAAGAACGTAAAGAGACAAAATACCTTCCAACAAGACCCAGAGATACCAGCAAATGAACAAACCTCGCCTGACGACTACAGAGGGAGTGGCTTTAGCCGTGGACACCTCTGCCCATCTGGTGATAGGCTCTATTCTGCCGCTCAGAACAAGCAAACCTTCTATCTAACGAATATGCAACCACAGATACAAGGGCACAATGGTGGTGTATGGGGGAAGCTTGAAGAGAAGGTACGTGCGTGGGCGGGACGATGTGATACGCTCTATATCGTGAAGGCTGCCACTATTGACAAGGATGAGTATATCTGTAATCAAACCGATTTGGAAGAGATGGCACAGAAGGAATCATCCGGCAAGTCACTTCATTTCAATGGAATCGTACCAAAGTTCTTCTATATGGCACTACTTGCTTACGACAAGAAAACCAACACCTATCGTGCCCTCGGTATTTGGTCGCCCCATTACAATAATAGTAAAAGCGAGTATATCACAATCCAGGAGTTACAGAATCGAACTGGTATAGACTTCTTCTGTAACCTTAGTGACGATATAGAGCAGGCTGTAGAGACAACCATTGACCAAGCGTACTGGGGATACTAA
- a CDS encoding IS4 family transposase: protein MNKSTHFIGQPLYVQLLNYFNRDKILSLSQAQGGEHYIKKFDAWHHLVVMLYAVMMRLDSLREIKASLFANVNRFNHLGLKHFPCRSTLSDANKRRDSEIFGSIYMNLYEKYRHELYSDSRNCGQPKWLKNLKIIDSTTISLFSNLVFKGVGRNPKTGKKKGGIKVHTEIFANENVPSDIKFTSAASHDQFALIPERYANEELIAFDRAYINYEKFSELTQRGVIYVTKMKNNLSFERIADTDYQMTTDYGVVRVETILFHKHTKEKDIYHKARKITYQDKTKKGKIRFISLLTNDFQMSAEDIIAIYKRRWQIETLFKQIKQNFPLRYFYGESANAIKIQIWITLIANLLITLVKNKIKRPWSFSGLATMIRILLMSYVAIQSFFEQPHRDWDRLITQVKAPPEELSLF from the coding sequence ATGAACAAAAGTACACATTTTATCGGACAGCCACTATATGTTCAACTGTTAAACTATTTTAATCGTGATAAAATTCTCTCTCTGAGCCAAGCTCAGGGAGGTGAACACTATATAAAGAAGTTTGATGCATGGCATCATCTTGTCGTCATGCTTTATGCAGTAATGATGCGTTTAGACTCTCTGCGTGAGATAAAGGCCTCTCTCTTTGCTAATGTTAATCGCTTTAATCATCTTGGTTTAAAGCATTTTCCTTGTCGAAGTACCTTGTCAGATGCAAACAAACGCCGAGATTCCGAGATATTCGGTTCGATCTATATGAACTTATATGAGAAATATCGCCATGAACTTTACTCGGACAGCCGAAATTGTGGACAGCCCAAATGGCTGAAGAATCTAAAGATAATAGATTCTACGACAATCAGTCTGTTTTCTAACCTGGTCTTTAAAGGAGTAGGACGTAATCCCAAAACTGGTAAGAAGAAGGGTGGAATAAAAGTACATACAGAGATATTTGCCAATGAGAATGTTCCAAGCGATATCAAGTTCACATCTGCAGCTAGTCATGATCAATTTGCACTTATCCCAGAACGATACGCCAATGAGGAACTGATTGCTTTTGACAGAGCCTATATAAACTATGAAAAGTTCTCTGAACTGACTCAAAGAGGCGTTATATATGTAACTAAGATGAAAAATAATCTTAGCTTTGAAAGGATTGCTGATACGGATTACCAGATGACTACAGATTATGGAGTTGTACGCGTAGAAACCATTCTCTTCCATAAGCATACAAAGGAAAAAGATATTTACCATAAAGCAAGAAAAATCACATATCAGGATAAGACCAAGAAAGGGAAAATCAGATTCATATCACTGCTGACCAATGATTTTCAGATGTCGGCAGAAGATATTATAGCTATCTATAAGAGACGATGGCAAATAGAAACCTTATTTAAACAAATAAAACAGAATTTCCCGCTAAGATACTTCTATGGAGAGAGTGCGAATGCTATAAAAATACAAATATGGATTACGCTTATAGCCAATCTGCTTATAACCCTAGTGAAGAACAAAATAAAGAGACCTTGGAGCTTCTCAGGCTTGGCAACAATGATAAGAATTTTACTTATGAGTTATGTCGCAATACAAAGTTTCTTTGAGCAGCCACATAGAGACTGGGATAGATTGATTACCCAAGTAAAAGCCCCACCAGAAGAGTTGTCATTATTCTAG
- the ispF gene encoding 2-C-methyl-D-erythritol 2,4-cyclodiphosphate synthase: protein MTDSTQPIPSFRVGMGYDVHKLVEGRDLYLGGIKIEHTLGLLGHSDADVLIHAICDALLGAANMRDIGYHFPDTSADTLDMDSKVILRKTIDLLATKGYRVGNIDATVCAERPKINPHIPAMCKCLSDIIGCDIDAVSIKATTSERMGFVGREDGMAAYAVCMIVKA from the coding sequence ATGACCGATTCTACTCAACCCATCCCATCCTTCCGTGTCGGAATGGGATACGACGTACACAAACTCGTTGAAGGACGCGACCTGTATTTAGGTGGTATCAAAATTGAGCATACCCTTGGACTCCTTGGACACAGTGATGCTGACGTACTCATTCACGCTATCTGTGATGCCCTACTCGGTGCTGCTAATATGCGCGATATTGGTTATCATTTCCCCGACACCTCTGCTGATACGCTCGATATGGACTCAAAGGTTATTCTTCGCAAGACCATTGACCTCTTAGCAACAAAGGGTTATCGAGTAGGAAACATCGATGCTACGGTATGTGCCGAGCGTCCAAAGATAAACCCACATATCCCTGCTATGTGCAAATGTCTGTCTGATATTATTGGTTGCGATATCGATGCCGTATCTATTAAAGCTACCACTTCCGAGCGCATGGGCTTCGTTGGTCGTGAAGATGGTATGGCTGCATACGCAGTTTGTATGATTGTGAAGGCATGA
- the porV gene encoding type IX secretion system outer membrane channel protein PorV: protein MINKLRIAILSLTVFASSTVFAQDKKDIFNPVNTSVTSQTIAPDARAAGMGDVGAATDPDVNSQYWNPAKYPFNISRAGVSLNYTPWLRQLVSDIDLAYLAGYYRIGDYSAVSASMRYFSLGEVQMTDGSNMTINPYEMSMDVAYSLMLSEHFSLGAAVRWIYSDLTYNYTDDTAPGSAFAADLSCYYQNYINIGERECQLGLGMNISNIGSKITFGGDNRSEFIPTNLRLGASLMIPIDEFNRFTIAADANKLLVPTYPKRKADETQVDYDNRLQKEYYDVSSISGIFKSFGDAPNGASEELQEIQWSLGAEYTYNDKFSLRAGYHHESENKGNRKYFTVGAGFKMNVFSLDAGYVIATAKNNPLDQTLRFSLSFDMDGIKDLFKRR, encoded by the coding sequence ATGATTAATAAGCTTCGTATAGCCATCCTCTCACTGACGGTATTTGCCTCATCTACCGTTTTTGCTCAGGATAAGAAAGATATTTTTAATCCAGTCAACACATCTGTTACCTCACAGACTATCGCTCCTGATGCACGTGCTGCAGGTATGGGTGATGTTGGTGCTGCCACCGACCCAGATGTGAACTCACAGTATTGGAATCCTGCAAAATATCCTTTTAATATTTCTCGTGCTGGTGTTTCCCTAAACTACACTCCTTGGCTTCGCCAGTTGGTGAGCGACATCGACTTGGCTTATCTTGCTGGTTACTATCGTATCGGTGATTACAGTGCAGTCTCAGCTTCTATGCGCTACTTCTCTTTGGGTGAAGTACAGATGACTGACGGATCTAACATGACCATTAACCCTTATGAGATGTCAATGGACGTAGCCTACTCTCTGATGTTGAGTGAGCATTTCTCATTAGGTGCAGCTGTACGTTGGATATACTCAGACCTTACCTATAATTATACAGATGATACCGCACCAGGTTCTGCCTTTGCAGCCGACTTGTCTTGCTATTATCAGAACTATATCAATATAGGTGAGCGTGAGTGCCAGTTGGGTTTAGGTATGAATATCTCTAACATTGGTTCGAAGATTACCTTCGGTGGTGATAATCGCTCTGAGTTCATCCCAACCAACCTTCGTTTAGGTGCTTCGTTGATGATTCCTATCGATGAATTCAACCGTTTTACCATTGCTGCTGATGCTAATAAGTTATTAGTCCCTACCTATCCAAAGCGCAAAGCTGATGAAACACAAGTAGACTATGATAACCGTCTTCAGAAGGAATACTATGACGTATCTTCTATCTCAGGTATCTTCAAGAGCTTCGGTGATGCGCCTAATGGTGCTTCTGAGGAATTGCAGGAGATTCAGTGGAGCTTAGGTGCAGAATATACTTATAATGATAAGTTCTCACTCCGTGCTGGTTATCACCACGAAAGCGAGAACAAAGGTAACCGCAAGTACTTCACTGTCGGTGCAGGCTTCAAGATGAATGTCTTCTCACTGGATGCCGGATATGTTATTGCAACGGCTAAGAACAACCCACTTGATCAGACCCTCCGTTTCTCTCTCTCATTTGACATGGATGGTATAAAAGATTTGTTTAAGAGGAGGTAA
- the porU gene encoding type IX secretion system sortase PorU, translating to MKRSAILCLILLLGCMKLSAQQQRFFNLTVQDVTIDSLLPHFRYAIPVGEQYADSTYELEIRYPEFMDMSKADIERYNALTSVVPPALPEIHQQMTVERKRGVLEISLMPIVQRNGKKQFLVSFMIALTSRPKKTTTKKTKGVETRTGGISVSTVSNRYAAHSVLASGKWAKIRVPANGVYQLTNDLIRRAGFSNIDKVKIYGYGGNLEKEVLTADDITSFDDLKEVPTYNSNGRRLFYARGPVSWESNTSVKRIRNPYSNYGYYFLTEDNNSAHATVADSTTFLNSFYPSADDYHSLHEVDNFSWYHGGRNLFEETPLKLNEGEVFTLANKARATSAKLTVAVTTGTYTSIVKVEANGQHLGDIRVTPQESFDKGYEEVRTYTLNTLHAVDSIKLTTISGGPARLDYLIMTYPTPSPAPSLKASFPAPEYVYNITNQDHHADEPVNMVIIIPTSQKLLAQAERLADFHRTHDNISVRIVPADELYNEFSSGTPDAMAYRRYMKMLYDRATSNNLPQSLLLFGDCVWDNRMVTSACRNLNPDDYLLAYESENSFSETDCYVNDGWFTLMDDGEGGDLLRRDKEDLGVGRFPVTEISDAKVLVDKTIGYAENKNGGSWENVIMFMGDDGNNNLHMHDINETAETIMSTYPDYQVKKVMWDAYTRVSSATGNTYPEVSAIIKQQQAQGALIMDYAGHGKEDQISHEAVLRLNDYANFTNANLPLWITASCDIMPYDGTIPTIGEAAMLNKKGGSVAFWGTTRTVYAYYNKAINTAFLKHVLSFTNGKPTTVGEAQRLAKCELINSNSDLTPNKLQYALLGDPALSLNLPTLEVKVETINGQTPSTTGSVVLKGGSVVTVKGCIAKNGSKQGDFKGLLTATVRDTKELITCKKQEDTSASAFQYYDRQKVLYNGTDSIKNGEFTFTFAVPRDINYAAGTGLMNLSAINDSHTLMAQGHEEGFTIDGSEIVYNDSIGPSIYAYLNSPSFVNGGEVNSTPYFFAQITDKDGINASGNGIGHNMQLTIDGKLTQTYILNDNFRYDFGSYTSGTTGFSLPELSEGPHTLQFRAWDIQNNPSTVTLQFKVVKGLAPEIYSVNASKNPATTETTFIVTHNYIGSDVDVDIEVFDMSGRLLWHRSETGVASGNAITANWDLTVENGAKLQTGVYLYRVRLSSNGATKVSKAKKLIILDNK from the coding sequence ATGAAACGTTCAGCAATACTCTGCCTTATACTTCTGTTGGGTTGTATGAAACTATCAGCTCAACAGCAAAGATTTTTCAACCTAACAGTTCAAGATGTGACAATAGACTCGCTATTGCCACATTTCCGTTATGCAATCCCTGTTGGTGAACAGTACGCTGATTCTACCTACGAATTGGAGATACGCTATCCTGAGTTTATGGACATGAGCAAGGCAGACATTGAACGCTACAATGCATTGACAAGTGTTGTCCCTCCTGCATTACCAGAGATACATCAGCAGATGACTGTGGAACGTAAGCGTGGTGTATTAGAGATATCTCTAATGCCTATCGTTCAGCGCAATGGAAAGAAGCAGTTCCTCGTCAGTTTCATGATAGCGCTTACATCTCGTCCCAAGAAAACAACGACGAAGAAGACAAAAGGTGTTGAGACTCGTACTGGTGGCATATCGGTATCTACTGTCTCAAATCGCTACGCTGCACATTCCGTTCTTGCAAGTGGTAAGTGGGCAAAGATACGTGTTCCTGCTAATGGTGTCTATCAGTTGACCAATGATCTAATCCGTCGTGCCGGCTTCTCTAATATTGACAAAGTCAAAATCTATGGCTATGGTGGAAACTTGGAGAAGGAGGTTCTTACAGCTGACGACATCACTTCATTTGATGATTTAAAAGAGGTGCCAACCTATAATAGTAATGGTAGACGGCTCTTCTATGCTCGTGGTCCTGTTAGTTGGGAAAGCAACACATCGGTAAAGAGAATCCGCAACCCTTATTCTAACTATGGTTATTACTTCCTGACCGAGGATAATAATAGTGCTCATGCAACCGTTGCAGACAGCACGACCTTCCTCAACAGTTTCTATCCGTCTGCAGACGATTATCATAGTCTGCATGAGGTAGATAATTTCAGTTGGTATCATGGAGGACGAAACCTCTTTGAAGAGACTCCTTTAAAACTAAACGAAGGTGAAGTTTTCACCTTAGCTAACAAAGCACGTGCTACGAGCGCAAAACTCACAGTTGCAGTAACAACAGGTACCTATACTTCTATTGTAAAGGTAGAAGCAAATGGTCAACATCTTGGCGACATAAGAGTTACACCTCAAGAGTCCTTTGACAAAGGTTATGAAGAAGTCAGAACCTATACGCTTAACACGCTTCATGCTGTCGACAGTATTAAATTAACAACCATATCAGGTGGTCCAGCACGTCTTGACTACCTTATCATGACCTACCCAACACCATCGCCAGCACCTTCTTTAAAGGCTTCTTTCCCAGCCCCTGAGTATGTTTACAACATAACCAATCAAGACCATCATGCTGACGAACCAGTCAACATGGTGATTATCATCCCTACAAGTCAGAAGTTATTAGCCCAGGCAGAACGCTTAGCCGACTTCCATCGGACACATGATAATATTTCTGTGCGTATTGTTCCTGCAGACGAACTCTATAATGAATTCTCCAGTGGGACACCTGATGCAATGGCTTACCGCCGTTATATGAAAATGCTTTACGACCGTGCTACCAGTAACAATCTTCCACAGTCGCTCCTACTCTTTGGCGACTGCGTATGGGACAACCGTATGGTTACCAGTGCTTGTCGTAACCTTAACCCTGATGATTATCTTCTTGCCTACGAGAGTGAAAACTCATTCAGCGAGACCGATTGCTATGTCAATGATGGTTGGTTTACGTTGATGGATGATGGAGAAGGTGGAGACTTGTTAAGACGTGACAAAGAAGACCTTGGAGTTGGGCGCTTTCCAGTGACAGAGATTTCAGATGCAAAGGTATTAGTCGATAAGACAATCGGCTATGCTGAGAACAAGAATGGCGGAAGCTGGGAGAATGTTATCATGTTCATGGGTGATGATGGAAACAATAATCTCCACATGCACGATATCAATGAGACCGCAGAAACCATTATGTCGACCTATCCTGACTATCAAGTAAAGAAGGTGATGTGGGATGCTTACACCCGTGTATCGTCTGCAACTGGTAACACCTACCCTGAGGTAAGTGCTATTATCAAGCAGCAACAGGCACAAGGTGCACTTATCATGGATTATGCTGGTCACGGAAAGGAAGACCAGATCTCTCATGAAGCAGTACTCCGTCTCAACGACTATGCCAACTTTACCAACGCTAATCTACCACTTTGGATTACCGCCAGCTGTGATATTATGCCATACGATGGTACTATCCCAACTATCGGTGAAGCAGCAATGCTAAACAAGAAGGGTGGCTCTGTTGCTTTCTGGGGTACTACTCGTACGGTATATGCATACTATAACAAGGCTATCAACACCGCCTTCCTCAAGCATGTACTGAGTTTTACCAATGGAAAGCCAACAACGGTGGGCGAAGCACAGCGTTTAGCTAAATGTGAGTTGATTAATTCTAACAGCGACCTCACACCAAATAAACTGCAATATGCTTTATTAGGCGACCCAGCTCTCTCACTGAACCTCCCAACATTAGAGGTAAAAGTGGAGACAATCAATGGACAAACGCCAAGTACGACAGGTTCTGTTGTACTCAAAGGTGGCTCCGTTGTAACTGTCAAAGGTTGTATAGCAAAGAACGGTAGTAAGCAAGGTGACTTCAAGGGACTACTCACTGCTACCGTACGTGATACAAAAGAACTTATCACTTGTAAGAAGCAAGAGGATACATCCGCAAGTGCTTTCCAATATTATGACCGCCAGAAGGTGCTATACAATGGTACAGACAGTATCAAGAATGGTGAGTTTACATTCACCTTTGCCGTACCACGTGACATCAACTATGCAGCAGGAACAGGCTTGATGAATCTATCTGCCATTAACGACAGCCACACCCTCATGGCACAAGGACATGAAGAGGGCTTCACGATTGATGGTTCAGAGATTGTATACAACGACTCTATTGGTCCATCAATCTATGCTTATCTCAATTCTCCTTCATTTGTCAATGGTGGTGAGGTCAATAGTACCCCTTACTTCTTTGCACAGATAACGGATAAAGATGGTATCAACGCTTCTGGTAATGGTATCGGACATAACATGCAGCTGACCATCGACGGCAAGTTGACGCAGACCTATATTCTGAATGATAACTTCCGATATGACTTCGGTAGCTATACATCAGGAACAACAGGCTTTAGTCTGCCAGAGCTTTCTGAGGGACCACACACTCTGCAGTTCCGTGCGTGGGACATACAGAACAACCCTTCAACCGTTACATTACAGTTCAAGGTTGTAAAAGGACTGGCACCAGAAATATATAGTGTCAATGCCTCTAAGAATCCTGCCACGACAGAGACGACATTCATTGTTACGCACAACTATATTGGTTCAGATGTCGATGTTGACATAGAAGTATTCGATATGAGCGGCCGCCTCCTATGGCACCGCAGTGAGACTGGTGTTGCATCGGGCAATGCCATTACAGCCAACTGGGACCTTACCGTTGAGAATGGGGCAAAACTCCAAACAGGTGTTTACCTCTATCGAGTACGCCTCAGTAGCAATGGTGCTACAAAGGTGTCGAAAGCTAAGAAACTGATTATATTAGACAATAAATAA
- a CDS encoding fumarylacetoacetate hydrolase family protein gives MKIFAVGMNYAEHNKSLNETLSKKEGPVIFTKADSALLKDKKPFFIPDDLGTIEYETELVVRICRLGKTISERFAHRYYDAVTVGIDFTARKLQQKLRAQGLPWDLCKGFDGSAALGEWVSKDKFLDVQRLRFHLDINGQTVQEGCTTDMLYKVDEIISYISRYFTLKTGDIIYTGCPSGCGPVHINDHLEGYIEERKVLDFNCK, from the coding sequence ATGAAAATCTTTGCAGTCGGCATGAATTATGCCGAACATAATAAATCGCTAAACGAAACGTTATCTAAAAAGGAAGGACCAGTTATCTTCACTAAGGCAGACTCTGCCCTACTGAAAGATAAAAAGCCTTTCTTCATTCCCGATGACTTGGGAACGATTGAATATGAAACGGAACTCGTGGTACGTATCTGTCGATTGGGGAAGACCATCTCAGAGCGCTTCGCTCATAGATATTACGATGCTGTGACAGTTGGTATTGACTTCACAGCTCGCAAATTACAACAAAAACTAAGAGCGCAAGGACTACCATGGGACCTCTGCAAAGGTTTTGATGGCTCGGCAGCTTTAGGAGAATGGGTATCAAAGGACAAATTCCTTGATGTACAACGACTCCGCTTCCACCTTGATATCAATGGACAGACGGTTCAGGAAGGATGTACAACTGACATGCTATACAAAGTAGATGAAATCATCAGTTACATTAGTCGCTACTTTACCCTCAAGACTGGCGACATCATCTATACAGGCTGTCCATCAGGTTGTGGACCTGTACATATCAATGACCATCTGGAAGGATACATTGAAGAGAGAAAGGTTCTCGACTTTAATTGCAAGTAA